The Fortiea contorta PCC 7126 genome has a segment encoding these proteins:
- the glgP gene encoding alpha-glucan family phosphorylase: MQPIRTFNVSPSLPPRLEPLRRLAYNLHWDWNAETKDLFRRLDPDLWESSRHNPVLTLGAISQSRLLEVVEDEGFLAQMDRADRQLEDYLQEHTWYQKQRSQHPKECFAYFSAEFGLVDCLPVYSGGLGVLAGDHLKSASDLGLPLVGVGLLYQQGYFAQYLNADGWQQERYPINDFYNMPLHLERNADGSELRIEVEYPGRKVYARVWRVQVGTVPLYMLDTNIEPNNPYDHDITDQLYGGDIDMRIHQEIMLGIGGVQMLKALGYEVTAYHMNEGHAAFSALERIRLLIQEEGLSFADAKQVVASSNIFTTHTPVPAGIDLFPPDKTLYYLGYYADIFDLPKEQFLGLGRENTGDLSAPFSMAVLALKMATFSNGVAQLHGVVSRQMFQGLWKKVPVDEVPIAAITNGVHARSCVSKSTQELYDRYLGPNWSSAPIDSQLWERMEAIPDEELWRNHERCRLDMILYVRDHLVKHLRDRGASASEITQAQEVLDPNVLTIGFARRFATYKRATLWMRDLERIRHILLGNKHRKVQFVIAGKAHPKDIPGKELIRDINHFIREQHLEKQVVFVPNYDIHISRLMVAGCDIWLNTPRRPREASGTSGMKAAMNGLPNLSVLDGWWDEADYVRTGWAIGHGENYEDPNYQDEVESNALYDLIEKEVAPLFYDHRDLDGLPRRWVAKMKDAIRLNCPFFNTARMVREYAQRAYFPASDRYHTLNANNYQPAKELAAWKANLSEHWFNIKIKDVEVSAAADIEVNQTVAVKAKVDLATLSNNDVQVELYQGAIDANGDIVNAIPVAMDYQGENTEGLSIYTANITYTTSGLQGLSLRVIPKHQHLSNAYEPRLIAWAE, translated from the coding sequence ATGCAGCCAATTCGTACATTTAATGTTTCCCCTTCACTACCGCCGCGACTCGAACCGCTGCGGCGGCTGGCATATAACTTACACTGGGATTGGAACGCCGAGACAAAGGATTTGTTTCGGCGTCTAGACCCTGATTTGTGGGAATCTAGCCGTCACAACCCAGTCTTAACTCTCGGTGCTATCAGTCAATCGCGGCTTTTGGAAGTTGTAGAAGATGAAGGCTTCCTAGCGCAAATGGATCGAGCTGATCGCCAGTTGGAAGATTATTTGCAAGAGCACACTTGGTACCAAAAACAGCGGAGTCAGCATCCCAAGGAATGCTTTGCTTATTTCTCGGCGGAATTTGGACTTGTTGATTGTTTACCTGTCTATTCTGGTGGTTTGGGTGTTCTCGCGGGGGATCATCTCAAATCTGCTAGTGATTTGGGATTACCATTAGTTGGTGTGGGCTTATTGTACCAACAAGGTTACTTTGCCCAGTATTTGAACGCTGATGGTTGGCAGCAAGAGCGTTATCCCATCAACGATTTTTATAACATGCCGTTGCATCTGGAGCGCAACGCTGATGGTTCAGAATTGCGGATTGAGGTAGAGTATCCAGGACGCAAGGTTTATGCTCGTGTTTGGCGTGTGCAAGTGGGAACTGTACCACTGTATATGCTAGACACTAACATTGAACCCAACAACCCTTACGACCACGACATCACAGACCAGCTTTATGGTGGTGATATCGATATGCGGATTCACCAGGAAATTATGCTGGGAATCGGTGGTGTACAGATGTTGAAAGCGTTGGGTTATGAAGTCACCGCTTACCACATGAATGAAGGTCACGCTGCTTTTTCTGCTTTGGAGCGGATTCGTCTGTTAATTCAAGAAGAGGGATTGAGTTTTGCTGACGCTAAACAGGTTGTGGCTTCTAGTAATATCTTCACCACCCATACCCCAGTACCTGCGGGGATAGATTTGTTTCCTCCCGATAAGACTTTGTATTATCTGGGATATTATGCAGATATCTTTGATTTACCGAAAGAGCAGTTTTTAGGACTGGGACGAGAAAATACAGGTGATTTATCTGCACCTTTTAGTATGGCGGTCTTGGCGTTGAAAATGGCGACATTTTCTAACGGTGTGGCTCAACTACATGGTGTGGTGTCACGACAGATGTTTCAGGGTTTGTGGAAGAAAGTACCTGTGGATGAGGTGCCGATCGCTGCTATTACTAATGGTGTCCATGCTCGCAGTTGCGTCTCTAAATCAACACAAGAGTTGTACGATCGCTATTTAGGCCCCAACTGGTCGTCAGCACCAATAGATAGTCAGTTGTGGGAACGGATGGAGGCGATCCCAGATGAAGAATTGTGGCGCAATCACGAACGCTGTCGCCTAGACATGATTTTGTATGTGCGCGACCATTTAGTCAAGCATCTGCGCGATCGCGGTGCTTCTGCTTCCGAAATCACCCAAGCCCAAGAAGTCCTCGACCCCAACGTTTTAACTATTGGTTTTGCTCGTCGCTTCGCTACCTACAAACGCGCTACCCTGTGGATGCGCGATTTAGAGCGCATCAGACATATTTTATTGGGGAACAAGCACCGCAAAGTACAATTTGTGATTGCAGGGAAAGCCCACCCGAAAGATATTCCGGGTAAAGAATTGATCCGCGATATCAATCACTTTATCCGCGAACAACACCTCGAAAAACAAGTAGTCTTTGTTCCCAACTACGACATCCACATCTCCCGGTTGATGGTAGCTGGTTGCGACATCTGGTTAAATACACCCCGTCGTCCCCGCGAAGCTTCTGGTACTAGCGGTATGAAGGCTGCTATGAATGGATTACCCAATTTAAGCGTCCTTGATGGTTGGTGGGATGAAGCTGATTATGTCCGCACCGGTTGGGCGATTGGACATGGGGAAAATTACGAAGACCCCAATTACCAAGACGAAGTAGAATCTAACGCGCTCTACGATTTGATTGAGAAAGAAGTTGCACCTTTATTTTATGACCACCGCGATCTCGATGGTTTACCCAGGCGGTGGGTGGCGAAAATGAAAGATGCAATTCGCTTGAATTGTCCATTCTTCAACACAGCGCGGATGGTGCGAGAATACGCACAGCGGGCTTATTTCCCCGCTAGCGATCGCTATCATACCCTGAATGCGAATAACTACCAGCCAGCCAAGGAGCTAGCCGCGTGGAAAGCTAACCTCAGCGAACACTGGTTTAACATCAAAATCAAAGATGTGGAAGTATCAGCGGCCGCAGATATCGAAGTTAATCAAACCGTAGCTGTCAAAGCTAAAGTTGATTTGGCTACCCTAAGCAACAACGATGTCCAAGTAGAACTGTACCAAGGTGCTATTGACGCTAACGGTGATATCGTCAATGCGATTCCCGTAGCGATGGATTACCAAGGCGAAAACACAGAAGGGTTAAGTATTTACACGGCTAACATCACCTACACCACCTCTGGTTTACAAGGCTTATCCTTGCGAGTGATACCGAAACATCAACACCTTTCCAACGCCTATGAACCGAGGTTAATTGCTTGGGCTGAGTAA